The genomic interval TTTAAAAAGTTCTTATTTCACCTGCCTCTTTTCAAACATGAAATATGCTCCTCTCTCCCATTAACAcaagtttgtttacttcttGTGCGCGCTGACCTCTGAAATGAAAGCCGGAAGTTATCCGTGTGAAACTCAGTCAGatgggagagacagagagagtagCTGAAAgtggagagaggtgagggattgttgggcggaaggtttcattttaagGATCTGACCAACGGAACCATCtataaaacaaaagttttatACTTCCTGGGTGTCACGGCACAACttattgacaatgactggaagttaCGATCCTTTGTCTTGACTgtcaaaaaacacagattatgtTGCTTTGTAGTGATGCACCGAAAACTCAGCccacaaaaatgtccaaaaaaaggcattttcggTTCTGCTTAAGACTTAAGACCGAAACAACGCGACtgaaacaggatgttgtgatgatGCATGCGAAAACTGGGACCAGCACGCGTCTGTCTATCCCCActtagagtctgtccaagatcagtttggaacaccaataaaacggCTCCAACAAGATGTGAGGACACGGTGGAACAGCACATATTAAATGCTTTAAAGTCTCTTTGAGCAGAAGGGAAACTGGGCTGGAGACGGagcagtgacagaaaaaaaaggctcGTCTGTCTGATATGTTAGATGAGATCCTCCTCAATATTTTCATAGAATctcaattgatttattctttgaaacatgaatattaatctatactataattgcaatgccttgactttagtgaggtaagtacTCTCAGTCCCAGCCATAACTTGTTTGTCAACATccaataacacattttacatttacatttcaatacagATATCATGTAAGTCACATTTCACATAAACTTACATTGTTTACGTGTCATAACCTTGAAATAACGTAAAACGAATATGTTTATTGTCACAATATGATCAAATGTAACAGATTGTCTTCATGACAGATATCTACAATGAAATTGTAAATCCTGAAGAAGTCAGTAATATTTGCCGTTGCATTGTCAAACAACGTCTTTctcatatttaattatttataaaagTCATACTCACAGGCTTGAAGAGTTGCTCATACGACTCATCATCAATACCGTCCCGCAGAGGGAAGTTGACGGCGTAGTATTTGCCTTTTCCAGCTCCAATATCCTACAAACAGAGAAGGTCAGATGCATCGCACAGGACAACAgtgcatttccatttccatttccatttcatcATCAGTTTGTTATATAACACTCAAATCTTAACATTTAAAAGCCCACAAAGACCACGCTCatgtattcatatataaatCATGAtctgtgggtgagtgagtgaggacaaAGGCTGAGACTCACCCTAAGGTCTCCAGTTCCAGGGAAGTACTCCCCATATTTATGGAAAGACACAGTCATGACCCTGTCTGTGGTGTAGAAGGCCTCCTCCACTCCATCCCCATGGTGGATGTCTATATCAACGTACAGCACCCTCTGGTGGTTCCTGAGAGGAATGGACAACACATATATAGCAGAGATGGTTTGGGGAACACAAAAAATCTCATCAAGCTTAAAGGTAAGGTTGGGCGATATTTATGATCTGGATGTGAATTCCTTTCATTTCCTGTCGTTGTCGTTGGGATACTCACTTGAGCAGCTCCAGAATGGCCAGCACGATGTCATTGACGTAACAGAATCCGGACGCTTCAGATTTCTTTGCGTGGTGAAGTCCTCCAGCCCAGTTCACCACGATGTCGGTCTGTTGTCGGTTCAGCTTCACTGAGCCAGCTGaccataaaacaaacacacaaacacacaaagacacaaacaaacaaacacacaaacaaacaaacaaacaaacgttcAGGTTAAGATGATCCTAACTACAGGTCgactgatgttgttttttcccgGCTGATACTGATACAGTTTATTACTAGTTAATGAGACCAGTGACTGATATTTGGAATGAATATGTATTTAACCAAAATTACTCACACTTAGGGCTGAAAAAGCTGAGAGAGAGCAGTAGACGTTTTTACccaagttaaagaaaaaaatagatttttattttttaaatcatccaAATAAAAAATCCGATTTGGATttaaaatcgattaatcgccCAGCACTACTTCACACTATTATTGTGACACCACCTGGAGCTCGAGAACACTAGAACTTTTATCTATAGGgactgttttaaaaaaggatGTGACTCAACCTGGTCAGTTTTGCAATGTAGTACTTATGATATTATAGAAGTATAATAACGACTTTGTCAGCAGGGAATAAGTAGTGCAGTTACTTACCTACACATACATGAATACCACTCAGTGCAAGACTTTCTAGAGACTACTTTCAAGACTACTTTCTAATGGGTTTTTTGGGACTGACCTGCAGAGCCTCCGGCAGAGAGTTGGCAGAACTCAAACAACCCATCAAACACAGGACAGTCCTCTCCGACGTTGACTGCAAGACAAGAATGGTGAGAGAATCCACAATTTCACATAATAATATAAGACATCTGTAACCCAGTGCTTTGATCGGTTGCTGCATTGTGTGATGTCACcatgtgtgatgtcacaataatctcaaaaataaaatgcagcagTATGAACGAGACTATCGCAGAGGAAGACGAGACACAGTACAACCGCACATGATCTCTATTATTGTGATAATCGTGAATGTGACTTGAAAATCCTGTTTAACTCGCGAACATAAAGTCTTTTTTATGTGCCACAATGGCGAGCTGCGTCTTTCATCATGACTTATAATCATCGCATTAAATCAATGCCGACAGAAGACTGTGactgtttaagtttaaaaatctaaaatgttttgttcatttattttttttcagtcatcGCAATAACGTTGTgaatcttgattttttttttgggtcagGATAATTATGGTATTGTGTAATTGACCCATGCCTGGTGGCAGCAAGCGTTTAGTTAGTGGACTTCATgtgataaaatgtaaatgatttaccaggtccttgaatgcatctcgttagctgcTCCCTTTAGCTGAACGCACTGTGAACCTTGCATTTCTTTCACTCGCTCTCATGAGCTGGATTTTAGAATATACAAATgtttgaatattgaatattcaaatagctctgcattttagtttgtggtccaCCTGGGCTTTGATCAGTAACGTTGCGTATTTCAAACACCGACgttacaaaataacacagttgAACTTACTGACAGAGGCAGAGTCTGAGGTAAAATCATTGCTTTTGTCAACGGCCTTTGCTGCGGGGAGTAAGCAGTTAACAAATCTGACACAAACTTTTGTTTGCAGTCCAAAAGCAGCTGAATCAGTAAACATATTTCTAATATGAATAGTATGAGGTTCTGACCTGTCGTCAGCCTCACGAGACAAAGAGGCACATGAACGTCAGGTGTGTTGTGGCggatgtttgccactttatcttgccATTAGACAGCCTCTTCTGACTCAGACCTGAAGCTGGTATTCATTTGTAAAcaactcactctcctgcaccaagtTCCATAGAGAATATATGTCATTTTCCCTTTGCTGATCACCTCCtgtctccatcagtaagttcaaatgttttattttgtgactttggtgtttgaactACTTTGTTGGGATTGACCTCAGTAACATAAACTTAGCagttgaggcagcagtagaccagcagctctcaTTAACCATACAAGATTTTGGACTTTGAAGcgagagagtgagcagtttacaaaattCAGTATCTACTTAGAAAAGGCAAGATAACGCGATGAGTAAATTCTTCgtatatattttattgtgtgaGCCTTATGTTAACGTGACTAAATTCTGTTTTGCCATCTGAGACCATTTTCTGCTCAAACCTTTTACAGTACAAACATTCTTACTACCACACTAACCCAacacaaccctaaccctaactaagTGAGTTTGTCAATGTGTCGCCCAAATACTaagcagttgccatggttactattagttggcagcagcttgATGTTAGCAGGAGGAGGTAACATGTAGTCATGTtacaatggctacaaccacACCACcgttttttcccctctggcaCGATTTAATCATCGATTCCACCTTTGCTCCCAAAGGTCAAGATCGTGGCTTCGTTTTGATCGCTATTCAATTTACAATCGAGATTGTGACACCACTATTATCAAACCATATGCACATTACTTGGCAGTCAATTTTCCAACAATACATTCCAACAATCACTAATTCCAACTTCTACATTGTTTTTTAACTTACTTTTATAATCTGAATTTATTTGGACTTATTtgaagatattttatttattttatttgtctctcTGAACTGTGAACCTATGGTTTGACAATGACTCGACGTAAGGACACCTCACAAAGCCTTCAACTACTTACAGCGCTTCATCTGCTTGCTGAACTCACACATGTTGTCAGGCCGTATGGAACGCAGGAACTTGATGTAGTCATCACTGTGGTACTTTGTCATGTCGTCTCCTGTGGCTTTGTTTGgtctctgaaaacacacatttattagcCTTGTTCTTTCAGgcacaaacactttattttacgATATATTGTGAGctaataaacatacatatatttcCATTTTCTTGTACAGTCCATAGTTTAAGAGCAGGTTGTGAGTCATCCGGATCCGATGTGGTTTCATGGGATGCCCCTGTCCATAGTAATAATTTCCAACGTCAcctgcaagaagaaaaacagggaaACACTTCAATACACACTAATATGTGTATGTGCCATGTGCAAAGTGAACAGACGTGATAACTTTAATTACAGTGTTCAAGAGAATCAAAGAGAGTATAAAACAAATGGTTTGGTAACAGAAAAcccaaactccacgcagaaaggcaGAAAGGCAgttgttccgaccaggtcgtgaacccaggtctttttgctgcattattataatgtattatCATATATTGGTAAAGACAACAACATCCAccaatatgactaatgactacaacagCAGGATGAATAGGCTGTTACCCCCTTGACGTCTATGCTTGCGCCCTCTgctactattatttttttttatgtttatgctGCGACAGGAGTAATTAAAATACtctgttaatttcactacagaagagactaaatgtaTATCGGCTAAAGCACTCCTGATATATTggcattagagctgcaactaccgATTAcgttcatcatcgattaatctgttagttattttctcgattaatcgattaattgtttggtcgataaaatatcagaaaaccttaaacaatgttgattggtgttcgtcaaacctggaaattataatattctctaaccctaaccattttgtccacaaaccaaaattattaacttgtaatgatttatttgttatcaagagtaaagaaatgaagaaaatactcacatttaagaagcttaaacaattggaaatcttgttttaatcatgaaaaaaactgattaattgtcaaataatttagtaatcgattaataattgattcattgtttcagctctaattggCATATTGGATATCTGCCAAAAATCCATTATTGTGCACCACTACTTTCTGAAACTGAAGCAAACACATGCAAAGCAgagaatcagtttcctgtttacacAACAAGCGTTTCCAAATGCTCACGTGACAGACATGGGACGCTCACGAGGATGCAGATCCGATTCATCTGAAAACACCTGGTTTACTTTACATTAAAGGCGAGTAAAGATTAGCAACACACTATTGATACAATACTATACGTATTGTGTGTTTAAATTGTGGTTTCACAGCCGTCACACAGTTACGTGTAGTTAACACACTTCTTAACGTCTATTACGTATATAAGTTGTGTGTGAACGCAAAGTGCAAAGTTAATCTTTGCTTTGATTTGCGTGCTTTTTAAACCAGTTGACACAGCGTGACAACGTTTAGCATCAGCACGGAGGCCGGTTAATCGACGCTCATTAACGCTGCCTGCTCGTTAGCTAAAAAACACCATTCattcagcggcagcagcagcagcagctaagcGGCTAGCGTTAGCCGTGCCTCGGCTTTGAGTGTCCCGTACCGTCATAGAAGTAGCAGACCTTCTTCTTCGTCCCACCCGCAGCCGTGTAGGCCATGATGTTAGGAGcactctgttgttttctcttgttttaaGTTGGTTGGAAAAGACTCAAGCGTCTCATCATAGAGGAGCCAAGCTGAGCTCTATGGTGGGAGGGGTTACTGTGGAGGGGCGGGGCCTGAATGTGGCGCCTGTTATACAAACAATCCAATGATGCTGCTTCAACATCGTGGCTTTATAGGTTTTAATACTATGTGAGGAAATGCACAGGTATGTGTAAGTACTATCATATAAATGTTATTAGAATTATGTTACACATTGTTATTGGAAGTGACAGAATGTGGTGTCACAAAATTATAatactaatattattattattattattattattaataataataataataataataatagcaatactaattataataataataatgttcacTTTCCAAAGAGCTCAACTAAAATAATTTCACTTGACGTACTGCTCTGACAACACTAGATGTCAGCATgatcgttttttttgttttatattcagtTGGatgtgtaggttttttttttacatgaacagTGGTCTTGTAGGTCTTGCAGTTTATTTGTCTAATACACACTTTGGTTGAAATATGTGgttatttaaatgcatttttagaTAACAGAAACATCTTAGAACATAACCTCCTACTGACTCTTAATTGTCAGTGCTTTATTCAATTTCTCATTTATGTCTTTCAGTAACAAAACATGTCCGCACAAAAAATAAGTTGACAAATGTacaggttttttattttgaaacaacaCACATGTTACAGAATGAGACAGATTTTCAATATTCATCTTAGAACAAAGTGTTGGTTTGACAAGAGTAATCAGAGGATATTGTTTTTTCACTATGGCTTTTTGCCAGATATCCCGTAAACCAATGAGAGAGCTGTTGGAGAAGAAACAACATagttacaataaaacacaagttCAAGTCTAAAATGCTTTGGAATCAAAGTTCTACACTGACGATTTTGGGATGAGACCTTTCAATGGACTGATCACAGAGTCAATTCAAAACTGTGGTGGAAATAAGTATGagcaaacaacagaaaacatcaaACTGTTACAAGATCCTTGATTGCACATGCAGCTTTGGTCAAATAAACATGACAGAGAACAAAAGAACAATTTAGCTGTTTGTGACTTGTCATTTTGTCGTCCTCAAAGGGCTTTTATCATGAAAGGAAATCATCACACTTAAAGCTTATCTTAACAACATGAATGTCATTGTTTGATACTCAACAAAAAATAATCTCTTTCGTTAATCACAGCTCAGCACTTGTTTTTTCTTAATAGggaaaactgacacacacattaatCTGCAAGATCAAACCATTCCACCttatgtcatttcattttcacacacgTAGAAACAAACTTACATCAAGTTCCTTTTATATTGGTCACACTATTGTTCTTGCactaaagggatatttcagttttttttgaagtgtggttgtcaGAGCTGACTGACTGGGACATGGAGGCTAGGGCCTAATCCCAATGTCCCCCTAAACCAGGGGCCTCAAATTTAGAACTTAGAAAATGACCTAAGGGGGCAAACTAACTTCTAGTGTGGTCCAGAAGTGGCTGTTCAGCCTGTTCAGTCGTGGTGGGTGAGTAAGGCTCAAAATGATATCTtgatattccatcatgacatCATGATGATAgttcacaaataaaagtgtttgttttgatatagaaTGCTATATAGTTCACAAGGatacacatttatgatgcaaaataatcTAGAAATAACAAAAGCCTGGTGTAATGGACAGCAACAgtaattaaggttccactcctGCTTTAagagagtgaaagtgaaagggTAGATCTTACACCTATGGCTTTTCACACTAGCTTTAGCTACTTCCCATTGAAAGTAGTGGGCAACACTGAAAGGCAGTCGTGTTTTCAGCGAAAGTGAGCCTGAGACATAGTTTGATGTCGCAGACTGGTTCTCTGCACTATGGGCAGTGCTGACTACGTGTCAGCTTCACAACAACCACACTtaataaaaccttaaaatatCCGTTTATATTCAGTCAAAGTGctgttcttattttcttttgagCTCTTATAGAGCgccattttttgttttagtaaaaCACCAATCCAGGATTCTCATTTTATGGAAGTTTAAAGTTCTTCATGGCCAGTTGAATGTTCTGCCGGTGATCTGGTAAAACTTCTGATTGAAGGGGTGAAAGAACTTCTGCAGTTTTGTCACGACTGATAGGTCCACCTCTGGATGGATGCGTCCCTTGCTGCCTGCCAGGCACTTATTAAAGACAATGTTAAATCGCAGACAGTAAAATCCCCTGGTGGCATTGAAGTACAGATTATATTGGCTGATCCTTGAGGGTAGGTTGAGGAAGCGCTCGACGAGCTGCAACTCTGGCAGCGGGTCCGTGATAAGGCGGTCCCCGTCCACGATATGGAACTGCTTCACAGGAAAGTACTTGAGCCATCGCTCAAGGTGTTTGGTGTAGATGCTGGTCCGCACTGCTTTGTACTTCGTGTTCACCTCGCAGGTGTTGGTGTCAATGGCCAGCTTCTCAAACTTGTGGTAGGTCTTGTTCTTACGCTCCTTGCCCTCCAGAACTTGCGTGTAGTCCGACACTGCTCTGGTGGTGGGCTCACGGACGATGATCAGCAGCTTGATGGAGGAGTTCATCTTGAAGATGCGCTCAGGGACTTCCTCTGTGATGAAGTAGGCGGGGCTCTTCTCAATGGTGATCTGATGAGGGAAGGAGAAGGGCATTTTCCCTCTGTACCAGTCGATTCCACGGGCGTAGTTTTGGTCATTGTCAAAGAAGTGAATCTCCTGTGAAGCCTTGACCACGGCTGGATGTAGGTTGAGCATCTCCAGCAGGGCACGAGTGCCGCCCTTGCGCACACCAATGATGATGGCACGTGGCAGCTGCTGGACCAGGTTGTGCAGGCGTATTTGCTCTTTGGTGGCATTGCCCTTACGTAATTCATGAAGCAGGCCACGCTTAAACTGCAAGGTACGGAGTGGGATTTGCTCTGGCTCAGGAGGGGTCAGTCTGTTCTCAATGGGGCAAATGGGCTGTAGcctaaaacaagaaaaacagagagaaagaaatgtttaaaaaatgattttcagGACTGAGATTCTAGTTGTCTTCTTTACCCAACAACTTCATAATTATTTGCATAAAATATCTTACTTTAATTagataatttttttaatattcattatAACACTCATAAATCAGGAAAGTCTCATTGGGATTTCACCATTTAGCTGTAAATTATGATGTGCACTATTTAGATTATCAagttgtgtttgtcaaacccaAAACGTTTTCTTGTACTGGGGGAAAATCTGCAGcaattgttttattcatttatttattcattattattattatacagatACTGTAGTTTCCAATTCAGCTTCTTCGAAGACAACAACCATTTAAACTACTACTACAGTtcacttccatccatccatcttatcCCTGCTGACACTCAAATTAGATTCATTACAGATGACAGTTCACATGCTTAACTACAAGCAAGTGCCTTGCTGCCTCTCCAGTGGCACGCATTTGCACCAATATCTTTTGGTATTTGTCTTCAACAACTGAAAAACCTCATATTTATCAGTCTGTGTTGAAGCGGGAGATATTTAAGATGAGATAGATTAGGTGTTCCGTAGATGTTTATTGATCCCCTGTAAGGCGAATTCAGAAAATGAAGCTATTGAGGCAAATTTGTGGGTGAGATTTAACTCCAGAGGACAGCACTCTCCTCCATTGCTGATTGATTTTTTGCCAGGCTTCCATGGTGCAGGTCGATGACATCAACGCTCAGCGCATGCAGATGCATTCTCATATATGACCTTTCTAAATCACTGATATGACatagatttgatttgaaaatcgGAATAGGCGATCAGATTTCTGTGTCTAAATAGCCCAGAAAAAATTGTGTATAAGTCACTTCTGCCTTGCAATGAGAATGTAGCTGCTGTGTACTGGAGTCAATGAGCCTCTGTTTAAACTAAGGTCTATGGACTGtcagaggaaactggagtacccagagaaaacacacatgcttAGAGGTATCCCAGCCCTCggccctccagttacaagccaagttccctttccactagtCCATGGGCTGCCCAACTATCCctaactattgtttttttaagttctcCAAATTTTTGaactttgtcatgtttatgttgaAGAAACACTGTCACGTTTTACATTGCAGCCCTATAATATAGTGTGAATTCAAAACAGTATGCTACATGTACTTGAAATGTATTATAGCTCAGGACGTGACAGAGATGACTCACCTATCCAAGGTCCCAACCCTGGCCACGAGATAAAGGACACTTCCAATAGCGAGGCTGCCCAGTACGAAGAGCTTCTGTCTCAGCAATGCCTGCTGTTTGAATAGCATGGCCCTCCATCAATCTTCAGGACTGCGTCTTCAGCCTGCACAGAGCGGAGCACATAAACCActaatcaccaggggaggagaGACAGCCTAATGTTTATTAACACACACTCAATCAAGTCTTACAAGTGATTAGGCCTCGCTCGCACGCGCCTGAAAAGTGCTGCAAAGCCATTTAGAGAAAAGGCTCGGCTGCCAACCTCCACTTTGttacattcatttgtttgtttctttctgacAACTTGGGAATTGATTAGAGCCAAAAGTGCAAATGTGTTGTGAGGACCTTTGAAAGAAGAAGGAGTAATGTGTGGAATTAAACATTTGCAAGAATTTCAGTGGAAACATTTTTGGACTGTTCCAGGTGACAAAGATGAAACTATCATCACACATTCTTTGATTGTAGATCCTAAAATGTTGTACTATGAGAATGTCAAAGATGGTTGTTGTCATGGTATTGCGATCAAAGATGGACTACGATCATTTTGGCGATTGGTGAGTGTGTGCTCCTGTGACCTATGTCAACTTATTAGTCAATAATAATGTAACATGAAATGACATTGATCAGTGCAACATTGCCAAATACCATGGTGGCAGCAGATGTTTGTatgtgcagtttttttctgcacatatgattcatgtcttgttttttacCCCTGATAGGGATGAGTATCGAGAATGCATCACTAATGTTATGTATGCATCACTGACTTGTTTTCTGAATaaggaaaatgcatttaaatatgtGGCTCTCTCTACCTGGTCAGAAACTTAAGGATTTGGTCTTAAAGTATTGTTAAATGATTTGAAGGTAGAAACATCTGACTGTAGATGTTTTGCCTGGGCCATgtgctttaatttgtttttattgaaaacataCAGATTATGTGATTTTATACTGCACTtaactatattttattattttttacattgtattgaatgtgctgtatgaatgtattGGTTGTATCCATGACCTAACCTATATGAcctgctgcctgtcttggccaggacaaCCTTGCAAGGGATGTTTAATCTGAATGAGTTTTATTCCAAGTTAAGTAAagattaaataatataataatataataatatggcAAACCATATTTACACTCCCAACAACACCATGCTTCTTTTTTCAGACTgacaattgaaaatgaaaacttttAAGCTTTTTGAAACCATCTCCAGAGGAGAATGTGTAACTCTTGGTCTCAGCCTTAatgttctgtgtttatttttgttgttttcttttgactctaataaaaataaacataaaaaagtcTTCAGATAACAGACACAGTGACAGGTTCTGTCCTCTACTTCAAGAACAGCCTTGTGTGACTGGGAAAAACCACATCATGCAATAACTGATCCATACAAAAGTCATAGCACTGTAACTAAAGGGCCGGCTTCAACTCTAATCCAGCCTTTAAAACTGCCTACCATTCCAAATAGATAGCAGGATTCACTAGACCATCTCATAAATAAGTAGAGAGAGGTTGTGACCCCACTGTGACTggaaaacatttcattcataTTGCCTCATGGTGACTTCTGAAGGGAGACCAGCAGCAGAGCATCTGCAATTTCATCAGTGTGACGGGGcagaaaaataaagtcagaaaagCCAGAGGCCAGTCTGGTTTTGTAAGAGCTGCATTTGGAAACTGTTGTTGTTAAATTTGGAAAGTTTTTTATTCCATAAGTGCAGTGGTTTCATGTGCGTTCTTTCTTTTCAAAGAAACTATTCTGATGTGACACGTTCTTATGTCATTGATTTAAATTGATGTGATAAAATGTTCAAATTCTTTCTCACATTCaaaaagtatatattatattatatt from Solea solea chromosome 17, fSolSol10.1, whole genome shotgun sequence carries:
- the LOC131444222 gene encoding histone deacetylase 2 isoform X2 — encoded protein: MAYTAAGGTKKKVCYFYDGDVGNYYYGQGHPMKPHRIRMTHNLLLNYGLYKKMEIYRPNKATGDDMTKYHSDDYIKFLRSIRPDNMCEFSKQMKRFNVGEDCPVFDGLFEFCQLSAGGSAAGSVKLNRQQTDIVVNWAGGLHHAKKSEASGFCYVNDIVLAILELLKNHQRVLYVDIDIHHGDGVEEAFYTTDRVMTVSFHKYGEYFPGTGDLRDIGAGKGKYYAVNFPLRDGIDDESYEQLFKPVMAKVMEMYQPSAVVLQCGADSLSGDRLGCFNLTIRGHARCVEYIKSFNLPLLMLGGGGYTIRNVARCWTYETAVALDTEIPDELPYNDYFEYFSPNFKLHISPSNMTNQNTREYTDKIKQRLFENLRMLPHAPGVQMLAIPEDAVPDDTVDEDMDDPDKRLSIRATDKRIACDEEFSDSEDEGEGGRRNVSSPKKGMKRPRVDDERKETEEKKSV
- the LOC131444222 gene encoding histone deacetylase 2 isoform X3, with product MAYTAAGGTKKKVCYFYDGDVGNYYYGQGHPMKPHRIRMTHNLLLNYGLYKKMEIYRPNKATGDDMTKYHSDDYIKFLRSIRPDNMFNVGEDCPVFDGLFEFCQLSAGGSAAGSVKLNRQQTDIVVNWAGGLHHAKKSEASGFCYVNDIVLAILELLKNHQRVLYVDIDIHHGDGVEEAFYTTDRVMTVSFHKYGEYFPGTGDLRDIGAGKGKYYAVNFPLRDGIDDESYEQLFKPVMAKVMEMYQPSAVVLQCGADSLSGDRLGCFNLTIRGHARCVEYIKSFNLPLLMLGGGGYTIRNVARCWTYETAVALDTEIPDELPYNDYFEYFSPNFKLHISPSNMTNQNTREYTDKIKQRLFENLRMLPHAPGVQMLAIPEDAVPDDTVDEDMDDPDKRLSIRATDKRIACDEEFSDSEDEGEGGRRNVSSPKKGMKRPRVDDERKETEEKKSEIKEEEKT
- the LOC131444222 gene encoding histone deacetylase 2 isoform X1, with the translated sequence MAYTAAGGTKKKVCYFYDGDVGNYYYGQGHPMKPHRIRMTHNLLLNYGLYKKMEIYRPNKATGDDMTKYHSDDYIKFLRSIRPDNMCEFSKQMKRFNVGEDCPVFDGLFEFCQLSAGGSAAGSVKLNRQQTDIVVNWAGGLHHAKKSEASGFCYVNDIVLAILELLKNHQRVLYVDIDIHHGDGVEEAFYTTDRVMTVSFHKYGEYFPGTGDLRDIGAGKGKYYAVNFPLRDGIDDESYEQLFKPVMAKVMEMYQPSAVVLQCGADSLSGDRLGCFNLTIRGHARCVEYIKSFNLPLLMLGGGGYTIRNVARCWTYETAVALDTEIPDELPYNDYFEYFSPNFKLHISPSNMTNQNTREYTDKIKQRLFENLRMLPHAPGVQMLAIPEDAVPDDTVDEDMDDPDKRLSIRATDKRIACDEEFSDSEDEGEGGRRNVSSPKKGMKRPRVDDERKETEEKKSEIKEEEKT
- the LOC131443199 gene encoding heparan sulfate glucosamine 3-O-sulfotransferase 5 — its product is MLFKQQALLRQKLFVLGSLAIGSVLYLVARVGTLDRLQPICPIENRLTPPEPEQIPLRTLQFKRGLLHELRKGNATKEQIRLHNLVQQLPRAIIIGVRKGGTRALLEMLNLHPAVVKASQEIHFFDNDQNYARGIDWYRGKMPFSFPHQITIEKSPAYFITEEVPERIFKMNSSIKLLIIVREPTTRAVSDYTQVLEGKERKNKTYHKFEKLAIDTNTCEVNTKYKAVRTSIYTKHLERWLKYFPVKQFHIVDGDRLITDPLPELQLVERFLNLPSRISQYNLYFNATRGFYCLRFNIVFNKCLAGSKGRIHPEVDLSVVTKLQKFFHPFNQKFYQITGRTFNWP